One Trichomycterus rosablanca isolate fTriRos1 chromosome 23, fTriRos1.hap1, whole genome shotgun sequence genomic window carries:
- the lztfl1 gene encoding leucine zipper transcription factor-like protein 1 isoform X3 — MRFARSKRLLRLKTIDSCFQELKDSRLVEETFTVDEVADMLDGLQVVVRGEVEMELINTAHTNVLLLRQLFSQAEKFYLRLQTDISELENRELLEQVAEFEKTDFKSNSKVNQESCKPKLAPLNEGGVSELLNKEISRLQEENDKLRARLRTLESQATSALDEKSKTERALKDLQKIQGDQQHDLHTQELLNLENTMAAMQVDYENSISASTASQKELQDSLVSAKHDLLRVQEQLSLAEKELEKKFQQTAAYRNMKEILSKKNDQIKDLRKRLQRYESDE, encoded by the exons ATGCGTTTCGCCCGCTCCAAGAGACTCCTGCGACTCAAGACTATTGATTCATGCTTTCAGGAACTCAAAGACAGCAG GCTGGTGGAGGAGACCTTCACGGTTGATGAGGTTGCTGATATGCTGGATGGATTGCAGGTGGTGGTGCGTGGAGAGGTGGAGATGGAGCTCATCAACACCGCACACACCAATGTGCTGCTCTTGCGCCAGCTTTTCTCCCAGGCTGAAAAGTTCTACCTCAGGTTGCAGACTGACATCTCCGAACTGGAAAACAG AGAATTACTGGAACAAGTAGCAGAGTTTGAAAAGACTGACTTCAAGTCCAACAGCAAG GTCAATCAGGAATCCTGCAAACCCAAGTTAGCTCCACTGAACGAGGGAGGAGTGTCTGAACTACTCAACAAG GAGATTTCCAGACTACAAGAGGAGAATGATAAACTGAGAGCTAGACTCAGAACCTTGGAAAGCCAG GCTACGAGTGCCCTGGATGAGAAGTCCAAAACGGAGAGAGCTTTAAAGGACCTACAGAAGATCCAGGGAGATCAGCAG CATGACCTGCATACACAGGAGCTCCTCAACCTGGAGAACACGATGGCAGCAATGCAGGTCGACTATGAGAACTCAATAAGTGCCAGCACTGCTTCACAGAAGGAACTGCAGGACAGCCTGGTGTCAGCTAAACATGATCTGCTACGTGTTCAGGAGCAGCTCTCCCTCGCTGAGAAG GAGCTGGAGAAAAAATTTCAGCAGACAGCCGCATATCGGAACATGAAGGAGATTCTGAGTAAGAAGAACGACCAGATTAAGGATCTCAGGAAAAGACTACAGAG GTACGAGTCAGATGAGTGA
- the lztfl1 gene encoding leucine zipper transcription factor-like protein 1 isoform X1, producing the protein MADFGFSEHHQNEVINYMRFARSKRLLRLKTIDSCFQELKDSRLVEETFTVDEVADMLDGLQVVVRGEVEMELINTAHTNVLLLRQLFSQAEKFYLRLQTDISELENRELLEQVAEFEKTDFKSNSKVNQESCKPKLAPLNEGGVSELLNKEISRLQEENDKLRARLRTLESQATSALDEKSKTERALKDLQKIQGDQQHDLHTQELLNLENTMAAMQVDYENSISASTASQKELQDSLVSAKHDLLRVQEQLSLAEKELEKKFQQTAAYRNMKEILSKKNDQIKDLRKRLQRYESDE; encoded by the exons ATG GCTGATTTCGGGTTTAGCGAGCATCACCAGAACGAGGTCATAAACTACATGCGTTTCGCCCGCTCCAAGAGACTCCTGCGACTCAAGACTATTGATTCATGCTTTCAGGAACTCAAAGACAGCAG GCTGGTGGAGGAGACCTTCACGGTTGATGAGGTTGCTGATATGCTGGATGGATTGCAGGTGGTGGTGCGTGGAGAGGTGGAGATGGAGCTCATCAACACCGCACACACCAATGTGCTGCTCTTGCGCCAGCTTTTCTCCCAGGCTGAAAAGTTCTACCTCAGGTTGCAGACTGACATCTCCGAACTGGAAAACAG AGAATTACTGGAACAAGTAGCAGAGTTTGAAAAGACTGACTTCAAGTCCAACAGCAAG GTCAATCAGGAATCCTGCAAACCCAAGTTAGCTCCACTGAACGAGGGAGGAGTGTCTGAACTACTCAACAAG GAGATTTCCAGACTACAAGAGGAGAATGATAAACTGAGAGCTAGACTCAGAACCTTGGAAAGCCAG GCTACGAGTGCCCTGGATGAGAAGTCCAAAACGGAGAGAGCTTTAAAGGACCTACAGAAGATCCAGGGAGATCAGCAG CATGACCTGCATACACAGGAGCTCCTCAACCTGGAGAACACGATGGCAGCAATGCAGGTCGACTATGAGAACTCAATAAGTGCCAGCACTGCTTCACAGAAGGAACTGCAGGACAGCCTGGTGTCAGCTAAACATGATCTGCTACGTGTTCAGGAGCAGCTCTCCCTCGCTGAGAAG GAGCTGGAGAAAAAATTTCAGCAGACAGCCGCATATCGGAACATGAAGGAGATTCTGAGTAAGAAGAACGACCAGATTAAGGATCTCAGGAAAAGACTACAGAG GTACGAGTCAGATGAGTGA
- the lztfl1 gene encoding leucine zipper transcription factor-like protein 1 isoform X2: MADFGFSEHHQNEVINYMRFARSKRLLRLKTIDSCFQELKDSRLVEETFTVDEVADMLDGLQVVVRGEVEMELINTAHTNVLLLRQLFSQAEKFYLRLQTDISELENRELLEQVAEFEKTDFKSNSKVNQESCKPKLAPLNEGGVSELLNKEISRLQEENDKLRARLRTLESQATSALDEKSKTERALKDLQKIQGDQQELLNLENTMAAMQVDYENSISASTASQKELQDSLVSAKHDLLRVQEQLSLAEKELEKKFQQTAAYRNMKEILSKKNDQIKDLRKRLQRYESDE; encoded by the exons ATG GCTGATTTCGGGTTTAGCGAGCATCACCAGAACGAGGTCATAAACTACATGCGTTTCGCCCGCTCCAAGAGACTCCTGCGACTCAAGACTATTGATTCATGCTTTCAGGAACTCAAAGACAGCAG GCTGGTGGAGGAGACCTTCACGGTTGATGAGGTTGCTGATATGCTGGATGGATTGCAGGTGGTGGTGCGTGGAGAGGTGGAGATGGAGCTCATCAACACCGCACACACCAATGTGCTGCTCTTGCGCCAGCTTTTCTCCCAGGCTGAAAAGTTCTACCTCAGGTTGCAGACTGACATCTCCGAACTGGAAAACAG AGAATTACTGGAACAAGTAGCAGAGTTTGAAAAGACTGACTTCAAGTCCAACAGCAAG GTCAATCAGGAATCCTGCAAACCCAAGTTAGCTCCACTGAACGAGGGAGGAGTGTCTGAACTACTCAACAAG GAGATTTCCAGACTACAAGAGGAGAATGATAAACTGAGAGCTAGACTCAGAACCTTGGAAAGCCAG GCTACGAGTGCCCTGGATGAGAAGTCCAAAACGGAGAGAGCTTTAAAGGACCTACAGAAGATCCAGGGAGATCAGCAG GAGCTCCTCAACCTGGAGAACACGATGGCAGCAATGCAGGTCGACTATGAGAACTCAATAAGTGCCAGCACTGCTTCACAGAAGGAACTGCAGGACAGCCTGGTGTCAGCTAAACATGATCTGCTACGTGTTCAGGAGCAGCTCTCCCTCGCTGAGAAG GAGCTGGAGAAAAAATTTCAGCAGACAGCCGCATATCGGAACATGAAGGAGATTCTGAGTAAGAAGAACGACCAGATTAAGGATCTCAGGAAAAGACTACAGAG GTACGAGTCAGATGAGTGA